One stretch of Aythya fuligula isolate bAytFul2 chromosome 24, bAytFul2.pri, whole genome shotgun sequence DNA includes these proteins:
- the HCRT gene encoding orexin, whose translation MEVPNAKLQRAACLLLLLLLCSLAAARQNLPECCRQKTCSCRIYDLLHGMGNHAAGILTLGKRKSVPPAFQSRLYRLLHGSGNHAAGILTMGKRGEHPGTAAQPTPALRGTAASPRECQGHAGKEVTKSRGAAKSFY comes from the coding sequence CTCCAGAGAGCcgcctgcctcctgctcctgctcctgctctgctccttggcCGCCGCCCGCCAGAACCTGCCCGAGTGCTGCCGGCAGAAAACCTGCTCGTGCCGCATCTACGACCTCCTGCACGGCATGGGCAACCACGCCGCCGGCATCCTCACGTTGGGCAAGAGGAAGAGCGTCCCACCGGCCTTCCAGAGCCGCCTCTACCGCCTGCTGCACGGCTCCGGCAACCACGCCGCCGGCATCCTCACCATGGGCAAGCGCGGGGAGCACCCCGGCACCGCTGCTCAGCCCACGCCGGCGCTGAGGGGCaccgctgccagccccagggagTGCCAGGGACACGCTGGGAAGGAGGTGACCAAGAGCCGGGGAGCTGCAAAGAGCTTTTACTGA
- the KCNH4 gene encoding potassium voltage-gated channel subfamily H member 4 has protein sequence MPVMKGLLAPQNTFLDTIATRFDGTHSNFILANAQLRRGFPIVYCSDGFCELTGFARTEVMQQKCSCRFLCGADTSEAVLQRVEKVLESKQECQTEVCFYKKGGAAFWCLLDIMPIRNEKGEVVLFLFSFKDITESRGKSHPGDKNEEKQRSKKPRSSHLRAARRQGRTVLHRLSTQFARRDRSEMKINRNVFESKPSVPEYKVASVQKARFILLHCSVFKALWDWLILLATFYVAVTVPYNVCFTGTEDSPSAARSTIVSDIAVEMLFILDIALNFRTTYVSHSGQVVYEPRSICIHYVATWFFVDLIAALPFDLLYVFNVTVTSLVHLLKTVRLLRLLRLLQKLERYSQYSAMVLTLLTSMFALLAHWMACVWYVIGRTEMESNDPLTWDIGWLHELGKRLEAPYINSSVGGPSIRSAYIASLYFTLSSLTSVGFGNVCANTDAEKIFSICTMLIGALMHAVVFGNVTAIIQRMYSRRSLYHTRMKDLKDFIRVHRLPQQLKQRMLEYFQTTWSVNNGIDANELLHDFPDELRADVAMHLNKDILQLPVFQTASRGCLRSLSLHIKTSFCAPGEYLLRQGDALQANYFVCSGSLEVLKDNAVLAILGKGDLIGAELPGEERVMKSKADVKALTYCDLQHVGLGGLREVLRLYPEYAAKFTADIRRDLTFNLREGGGVEPRPDSGGSPEKPLPSILEDGEGQDEVFQRSPTAHRPLLSPPRSSPARRGGPGTSSVQLPGVGGSRAKKPPKLLIPSLHAPEPPELGPRVVDGIEDAGGPWEAQNFTTAPPPRSAPRGSPPPGCGEGGPVLAAEAEEAKGSVLRLSAEGSRLTQELAHLSRELQRMLKLLQVATCLQVDPAPDLQPPP, from the exons ATGCCGGTGATGAAGGGGTTGCTGGCTCCGCAGAACACCTTCCTGGACACCATCGCCACCCGCTTCGATGGCACAC ACAGCAACTTCATCCTGGCCAACGCTCAGCTCCGCCGCGGCTTCCCCATCGTCTACTGCTCCGACGGCTTCTGCGAGCTGACCGGCTTCGCCCGCACCGAGGTGATGCAGCAGAAGTGCAGCTGCCGCTTCCTCTGCGGGGCCGACACCAGCGAGGCCGTCCTGCAGCGCGTCGAGAAGGTGCTGGAGAGCAAGCAGGAGTGCCAGACCGAGGTCTGCTTCTACAAGAAGGGTG GAGCGGCGTTCTGGTGCCTGCTGGACATCATGCCCATCAGGAATGAGAAGGGGGAGGTGgtgctcttcctcttctccttcaaGGATATCACGGAGAGCCGGGGCAAGAGCCACCCGGGCGACAAGAATGAGG agaagcagaggagcAAGAAGCCCAGGAGCTCGCACCtgcgggcggcgcggcggcaGGGCCGCACGGTGCTGCACCGGCTCAGCACCCAGTTCGCCCGGCGCGACCGCAGCGAGATGAAAATCAACCGG AACGTGTTTGAGAGCAAGCCGTCCGTCCCCGAGTACAAAGTGGCCTCGGTGCAGAAGGCCCGCTTCATCCTGCTCCACTGCAGCGTCTTCAAGGCCCTGTGGGACTGGCTGATCCTCCTGGCCACCTTCTACGTGGCCGTCACCGTCCCCTACAACGTCTGCTTCACCGGCACGGAGGACAGCCCCTCGGCCGCCCGCAGCACCATCGTCAGCGACATCGCGGTGGAGATGCTCTTCATCCTGG ATATCGCCCTGAATTTCCGGACGACGTACGTGAGCCACTCGGGCCAGGTGGTGTACGAGCCCCGCTCCATCTGCATCCACTACGTGGCCACCTGGTTCTTCGTCGACCTGATCGCCGCCCTGCCCTTCGACCTGCTCTACGTCTTCAATGTCACCGTG ACCTCGCTGGTTCACCTGCTGAAGACGGTGCggctgctgcggctgctgcggctgctgcagaagctggagcGCTACTCGCAGTACAGCGCCATGGTGCTGACGCTGCTCACCTCCATGTTCGCCCTGCTGGCCCACTGGATGGCCTGCGTCTGGTACGTCATCGGCCGCACGGAGATGGAGAGCAACGACCCGCTCACCTGGGACATCG GCTGGCTGCACGAGCTGGGCAAGAGGCTGGAGGCTCCCTACATCAACAGCTCGGTGGGGGGCCCCTCCATCCGCAGCGCCTACATCGCCTCCCTCTACTTCACCCTCAGCAGCCTGACCAGCGTGGGCTTCGGCAACGTCTGCGCCAACACCGACGCCGAGAAAATCTTCTCCATCTGCACCATGCTCATCGGGG CGCTGATGCACGCCGTCGTCTTCGGCAACGTCACGGCCATCATCCAGCGCATGTACTCCCGCCGCTCGCTCTACCACACCCGCATGAAGGACCTCAAGGACTTCATCCGCGTCCACcgcctgccccagcagctcaAGCAGAGGATGCTGGAGTACTTCCAGACCACCTGGTCGGTGAACAACGGCATCGACGCCAACGAG ctgctgcacgACTTCCCCGACGAGCTGCGTGCCGACGTGGCCATGCACCTGAACAAGGACATCCTGCAGCTGCCCGTCTTCCAGACGGCCAGCCGGGGCTGCCTGCGCTCCCTCTCGCTGCACATCAAGACCTCGTTCTGCGCCCCCGGCGAGTACCTGCTGCGCCAGGGCGACGCGCTGCAGGCCAACTACTTCGTCTGCTCCGGCTCCCTCGAGGTGCTGAAGGACAACGCGGTCCTGGCCATCCTGG GCAAGGGGGATTTGATCGGCGCCGAGCTGCCCGGCGAGGAGCGGGTGATGAAGAGCAAGGCGGACGTGAAGGCGCTGACCTACTGCGACCTGCAgcacgtggggctgggggggctgcgcgAGGTGCTGCGGCTCTACCCCGAGTACGCCGCCAAGTTCACGGCCGACATCCGCCGGGACCTGACCTTCAACCtgcgggagggcggcggggTGGAG CCTCGCCCGGACAGCGGTGGCAGCCCGGAGAAGCCCCTTCCCTCCATCCTGGAGGATGGGGAAGGGCAGGATGAGGTCTTCCAGCGCTCGCCCACCGCCCACCGCCCGCTTCTGTccccccccaggagcagccccgcacgccggggggggccggggacCTCCTcagtgcagctcccaggggtggggggcagcagggccaaGAAGCCCCCCAAGCTCCTCATCCCCTCCCTGCACGCCCCCGAACCCCCCGAGCTCGGCCCCAG aGTGGTGGACGGGATCGAGGACGCCGGGGGACCCTGGGAAGCCCAAAACTTCACTACGGCCCCCCCGCCACGCAGCGCACCGAGAGGCTCCCCCCCGCCAG GGTGCGGGGAGGGAGGCCCGGTGCTGGCGGCGGAGGCGGAGGAGGCGAAGGGGAGCGTCCTGAGGCTCAGCGCCGAG ggcaGCCGCCTCACCCAGGAGCTCGCCCACCTCAGCCGCGAGCTGCAGCGGATGCTGAAgctgctccagg TTGCAACCTGCCTCCAGGTGGATCCAGCGCCCGACCTGCAGCCACCCCCCTAA